The following nucleotide sequence is from Methanothermobacter sp..
CCTCTCTATATACTCGGAGATCAACGGCAAGGTCGCAGATGAACTGAGGGATAAGATATATGAGGCGGGTAAGATAAGGGAGGCACTGAGTTCAGATGATACTGAACCTGAACCCGTCCAGCAGGATTCAAAGTCCACAGACATTCAATCTGAGACCCAGAAAATCTTCAGACTTGCAGATGACCTCATGGGTATCATTGACTCCTTTGAATCATACGGGAAGTGCTGGGAGGACCGCGACATAGACACCCTCAATTCCAATCTGGAGTCTGCCACAGTTATACGTGACCGCCCAACGGAGGCCCTTCTCAATCTCCTGATAGGGCGCTACAGGATGGAGGAGGGTGATCTTTATGATGCCCTGAAGTTCATAAAAAGGTCCAACAGGATATTCAGGGAGAGTGGAGATTCTGCAGGGGTTGCGGTGTCCCTTGTGATCCTGGGGGTTCTCTTATTCCTTATTGATGAGCGTGAAAATCTCTACAATGTATTTAAGGAGGCCCTTGAGATGTTCAGGGCACTTGGACTTGAAGATGCTGAGAGGGTTACAATGAATATCATAAATACCCTCACCAGGACCTGAACCTCATTTCTTCCTTACTTTCACAATGCAATTCAATAATTAGCCTAATTTTTGATTGTTCAGTTAATGAAAATCCGCGGGTGCCAGTCCCGCCAGTTCCAGGATAAGTATTATGTATCCATGCGAACATAACGAATATAACGGGTGATAACATGCAGAGGAGAGAAAACGTTGCTAGGCTCATTGAGCAGTTAAGGGAAGACGATGAACTCATGAGGGTTCAGGTTATTGAACTCCTTTGTGAGA
It contains:
- a CDS encoding lipopolysaccharide assembly protein LapB, whose product is MFYLTVLSIFDSLRDDRSALRHYEKKLHEYQEHEAEVLIDIGVIYLDRGETERAVGSFDEALETYRKLKFPEGVAYASELLGDSLMAKREFDRAMKCYSEALSIYSEINGKVADELRDKIYEAGKIREALSSDDTEPEPVQQDSKSTDIQSETQKIFRLADDLMGIIDSFESYGKCWEDRDIDTLNSNLESATVIRDRPTEALLNLLIGRYRMEEGDLYDALKFIKRSNRIFRESGDSAGVAVSLVILGVLLFLIDERENLYNVFKEALEMFRALGLEDAERVTMNIINTLTRT